The window CTTTTTGCAGCTTCTGGTACAAGAAATGCCTCTCAAGGAGCAGGTTCTTCAGACACAGCTGGCAATGGTGAATCCACAGGATCAGGACAGAGACCGCCAACCATAGTCCTTGATCTTCAAGTAAGAAGAGTGCGTCCTGGAGAATATCGGCAGAGAGATAGCATAGCTAGCAGAACTCGGTCTAGGTCTCAGACACCAAACAATACTGTCACTTACGAAAGTGAACGAGGAGGTTTTAGACGTACGTTTTCACGTTCTGAGCGGGCAGGTGTGAGAACCTATGTCAGTACCATCAGAATTCCCATTCGTAGAATCTTAAATACTGGTTTAAGTGAGACCACATCTGTTGCAATTCAGACCATGTTAAGGCAGATAATGACGGGTTTTGGTGAGTTAAGCTACTTTATGTACAGTGATAGTGATTCAGAGCCTAGCGGCTCGGTCCCGAGTAGAAATATGGAAAGGGCAGAGTCACGGAATGGAAGAGGGGGTCCTGGTGGTGGTAGTAGTTCTAGTTCAAGTTCCAGTTCCAGTTCCAGTTCCAGTCCTAGTTCCAGTTCCAGTGGTGAAAGTTCAGAATCTGGCTCAGACGTGTTTGAAGGTAGTAATGAAGGAAATTCAGCAGGCTCAGCAGGTGCCAGGCGAGAGGGTCGACATAGGGCCCCAGTCACATTTGATGAAACTGGTTCTTTGCCCTTCCTTAGTCTGGCTCAGTTTTTCCTCttaaatgaggatgatgatgaccAACCTAGAGGACTCACCAAAGAACAGATTGACAACTTGGCAATGAGAAGTTTTGGTGAAAACGATGCATTAAAAACCTGTAGTGTTTGCATTACAGAATATACAGAAGGCAACAAACTTCGTAAACTACCTTGTTCCCATGAGTACCATGTTCATTGCATCGATCGCTGGTTATCTGAGAATTCTACCTGTCCTATTTGTCGCAGAGCAGTCTTAGCTTCTGGTAACAGAGAAAGTGTTGTGTAATTAAGATCTGAACTCTCAGCTTTGTAGCTGGTATAGTGATGGGCAAACAGGAATCACTTGCTTTTATGTCCACTTTTTGAGTGGTGCTTAAATGTAAAGTTACAACCTGAATTGAGTCATTGCTTTCTGAAGCAATCATTGTCCTTTCTCCAGTTTCTGTTCCAGAACAAAAGGAAATACTTTAAAAGCAACATTTTAGGATTTAAAATCTGATGTCAGTACCAGGTGAATTGGTAGCAGCTCTGTTACTGATAATTTGTCATATACACTTGTCAGTTTCTCCTTTGTTATCTTAAAAGATCTGCCTTAGCAATGGCTCCTGTCTGTTTCATGTTGATCTTTAAAGTTTCCCACGCCATAGGAGAGAGGGGCGGAGGAAATTCCCGGTTTAGACTAAGTTACAGTCTGTGTTTCATGAGTGATTACTTAAAGCTGTATCATTCCCAGTTATTAGTTGATGCAAATTCAGCCACATTCTGAATATAGTTTGTTCACCTTTCAGACTAGGTGATACTGGACATGTCAGTGTAAATAACACTAAGGTTAGGATCTTCTAAGTGTATAATTGTCTCCTAAGCCCATCACTGTGGCACACTGTAGAGTGAGCTTATAGTTTGAGATATTTATCTtgtggaaatattaaaaaagcCTATACTTGTGTAAGtgaaaaaatcacattcatttgtttaaaaatgtaaagctaTTTTGTAGAGGCTCAGTACTTTTCCAAGGCACTGTTGTATTAACGCATTAAAAACTGTAAAGTACCATgcttagaaatgagaaaactgcTTTTTGTGAGCCAACGTAGTAAAAAACACACCAAACAAAGTACAAAGCTGCTTTTGTAAGTGTGTAGATGTCAAGAGCAGAACATAtctataatatttaatgtatgtgAACAGCTACTGTGACATGCAAAGGAAAGGACAGTGCAGAATCAAACTGCATTAAAGACCAATGTAAATTGTGTATTTTGACTTGGATTTAGGCAGGAAGTGAAAGATGGCATGTAAAGAAAACTGTTCTGAAGAATTTAAAGTTTTCATGAAGATAGTGATAATGCAGGCATAAACTGGTTTCATATGgtgagagcagcagcagcagcagcagcagcttgaACTGCTATTCTACCTGAGTAGATGAAGCACATCAGCAAATTTGGCAGAGCTTTGgtttaagaaaaacaaaccactACCACCTAGCACAAGTTAAACTGATGTTTTTTCAAGTCTGCTCCTcaaaaaaaaggtggaggaaaGAGACTATAAACCACTTTTAGCATACAAATTGCAGTTGGTACAGATGTGTGTGCTAATAGGAAAGTCTcgaatttgtattgtttttgagatttatcatTTAAGGTACCAGTGCACACTTGTTAATATTTCATTACTCTCTCTAACACCTAACATCTCACATTTAAAGATCAGTGGAAGATTAAGGAATTTTTATCCTTTGTTTAAAGTGCATCATGTTGGGTTATtggaaattcacattttaattgtGCTGCCCATATTTGAAGATGAGGCTGCTGACTCACTGTGGACATGCACTTTATGTTGTTTTCTTAGTAGTAAGAATAGCTTCGTGATAACTCTAGTactcttgcctaatttctcttttgagactggttggggttaggattagtctGACTGTGGAGCAgatgtttgtttttctgggaaaagCTAACAGGCCAGAAGAGGGATTGAACACATCCTTGGCCTTTAACAAAGCAAGCTAACTACCCAGACGTGGTCAGATACTCTCCAAAATAAACAAGTCTGCTTTAGGAATTATCTGGCTACCTTCACTGTTATCAGCTTAGCTGTAAAGATTATTTCAAAGCTCgttctttcatgttttcttctggcTTTCCAATCCTACCTAAGTATCAAGGAAATTGTAAATATGGTAGTTGTTTGCTAAGGATATGTACTGCTCTTGCAAGGAAATAATGTCCAAACAAagcttcacttattttttttaatataagcagaTTTCACTGTTTATGGCGCTTATGTAATACATTTTATcgttttaaaaaattgtccatgTAAAAGTCAGGATTCCTTTATATTTGTGAGCCTCCTTGTCTCCTTTCCTAAGGGTGTAACCTATGTTTTTCAGATCTGCAGGGTAGTCCTGATTGGctaaaaacaaatgcattttcttGGCATAAAATGTTCCATTATTATAGGGTGTTCATTTTAAGTAGTTTAAAAACTGCAGCACATTCTAAGCATAAAAGTTATTGACAACAGGTACCTCCCTAACCTCCCAAAATGTATTACTCATTTGTGAAGTATTAAGAGGTAACTCAACCAGAATGCTGGTTATCAATGTAGATACTAAAGCTATTCATAAACACTGGAAGTAGAATTTTAAGCTTTTAGCCTTCAGTAGAATGCACATATTGGACATGTGCATTTGGACACCTTTTTCAATAGCACTCGTTAATTTCCATTGGATGGTGTAGaataaattacatgtattttagtGGAAtttgttacttaattttttattttgtgaggtCCATGACTAATATATACTTAGTATTGTTGTGGACATCAAAGACAAGGTCATTTATAGGTGTCAGATGTACAATGGAGgacaaaaatcttttttcctcaCCAGCATCTATACACCTATTCTTGAGGGAGCATTTTCTTGCAAAAGACTTTACATTTCATTTTGTATCTTTGCACTTTTTCTTGATTACAGAAAGGTTCTGTCCTTAAGAACTAGTTTGAACTTCATGCAGTAATaggaacaacaaaaaacaatgttgGAAGTTTACGTGATTCAAAGCATAGGGAAAAGTACTAAAACCTGAGTTTTCTTGACTATTTCAGATGTTACTAGTctaaaatgtttgaagtgattTACTATTTAACTCCAAGCAGCTGCAGACAAGGTTGAGATTTATTAGTACCACTGGAAACAAAATTGAACAAGTTAGGTTAAAAGTTTGCAGACTTTATCTGTAGCAACACTAGAAGATGAGCCATGTTGTTAATTTGGAATATTTGCTCTAAAAAGAACACATTAGTTATACCTCAGTGGTAGTGGAGGTGGGGGTCGAGAAGAGTATCCACATCAGTGTTGGAATGTAGGTAATAATAGTACAGATCATAGGAAAACCTTTAGCACCAGgagatacgtgtgtgtgtgtacacacacacagtctttaAGAACATGATTATTGAAATTCATCCAAACTTTAGGAAACTGGTTAGCTGTGTTACCTCAAGTAATGTTCCTCTCCAGCCCCTACAAACATCTTCTCCGTGCCAAGTATTCTCTCCTAGTGTCAGTGTCTCAGATTGTATTTATGAAGGGTTGTCACTTAATATGCATTGTATTTAACCAT of the Lemur catta isolate mLemCat1 chromosome X, mLemCat1.pri, whole genome shotgun sequence genome contains:
- the RLIM gene encoding E3 ubiquitin-protein ligase RLIM, whose protein sequence is MENSDSNDKGSGDQSASQRRSQMDRLDREEAFYQFVNNLSEEDYRLMRDNNLLGTPGESTEEELLRRLQQIKEGPPPQNSDENRGGDSSDDVSNGDSIIDWLNSVRQTGNTTRSGQRGNQSWRAVSRTNPNSGDFRFSLEINVNRNNGSQNPENENEPSARRSSGENVENNSQRQVESPRSESTSARPSRLERNSTEALTGEVPPTRGQRRARSRSPDYRRTRARAERSRSPLNPTSEVPRRTHQSTSSQTIEHSLLNENEGSSRTRHHVTLRQQISGPELLSRGLFAASGTRNASQGAGSSDTAGNGESTGSGQRPPTIVLDLQVRRVRPGEYRQRDSIASRTRSRSQTPNNTVTYESERGGFRRTFSRSERAGVRTYVSTIRIPIRRILNTGLSETTSVAIQTMLRQIMTGFGELSYFMYSDSDSEPSGSVPSRNMERAESRNGRGGPGGGSSSSSSSSSSSSSSPSSSSSGESSESGSDVFEGSNEGNSAGSAGARREGRHRAPVTFDETGSLPFLSLAQFFLLNEDDDDQPRGLTKEQIDNLAMRSFGENDALKTCSVCITEYTEGNKLRKLPCSHEYHVHCIDRWLSENSTCPICRRAVLASGNRESVV